ATCTCTTGGCGGTGAATTCTAGAAGTGTAATCTTCGGCTTCAAGTATTACATCTTGCCATTACAGCGGTAATTGCATTTGGAATGGCGCCCCTCATTTAAATAGAGTACTTTTCCCAACATACAAAGTACTCTATTTTAAGCCAATAAAACAACTCAGTAACAATATAAGACCAAATTAGGTGATATGGAGATCAATGACAAAGCAAAAGCTGAGAAGAATTAGTGAGAAAAATATGCAGCAATATGTTTTATTAATTCCAATTACAACCAATTAATATACACCCAAACCAAACGCAACTTCCCAATTGAGCTTTCAACACATCAAACTCATCTAAACACATGGTGAAACATCAAAAGATCACACTCCTTCAACATCgcataggaaaaaagaaaaagcaaaagaaataaaagccaCATAAGCATGGTGGAGGGACTTAAACATTGGCAGAGTTGTCAGGCTTGGAATGTGTTGGAAGAGGCGAGGGGTAAGATTTAGGTGCTCCTGTACTCCCTGGTGATGGAGTGGGTACCCCATAAACTAGACCATTGGTCTGAACCTCCTGTCTTCCTTTGGCTCTTCCGAAGAAGTAACATCCAAAACCAAGTAGGATGGAGAAGAGAATAAAAGGCAGCGAAATCACCACCACCATAcccatttttctcctttttcttcgATTCTCAGGGCCCCCAAGTTTTTCTAGGATGTTTGATTgtgggagagagggagagagagagagagagagagagagagagagagagaggtttgttGCGTGCTCTTGGGGAAGAGACAAGAGTAAATAGATAGAACTAGCTAGTCTGGAGgttttcagattctttccagCAGAACAAGCTTAAAATGCTTTTCAACGGTAACCTTAACGTTCAAGTCTATAACGGTTACTTTCTGCGGGCCAATAGCATTACCGCAAAGGGAAATGCTACCTTGTAACTTTGATAAATTAGGAAAGGGCAttaaaggtttttatttttgcaaGAGCAAACACTAAATTTTTCTGCAAGTGCAAACACTAAGTTGCATAGGATTGATCCTATGCAACTTATATCTCAGTTGGCAAATCTCATTATGGACATTCTTGCGGGTAAATGTCAAAAAGTTAGTTATGAAGTCAGAAGAAAGTTTTCTACTAGGCATAATACGGTTATTATGctttaaaatttgcaatatgTACCATGTTTGGCTGTCCAGTAGATGGATTCTATCAAAATATATGCACTAGATATAAGTTGCTACAAGAATGCTTACTTTTATACAAATCTCACTTACTTTAGATGTTGATTTGCTACTCAGCTTGTTTAACGGGCATggatcatcaaattaggatattGATTGATTTGCAATACTTGACTTAGTGACTTATTTAAgaaggttctttttttttttcctgccagTGCAAACACTAAATTTTTCTTCTATTGCTTCTGGATGTTGGTCGTTTGCTGGAGGATGTGAAAATGGAGAAATCTTTTTGCTGTTCTATTGCttctgggttttctttttttaatcaaatgtGGTTTCTTATGatctttttaatcattttccttatattatATAGAATAAATAACATATTCTTGTTCTTTGCTTTCACTACATTCAAAGGTTGGGTTATGAAACTTTGGTTTGATGTGGTTTTTGTAATTGGCTTTTTACAGGGAATTTTATGATGAGTTGCAAGAGTCACTTTATGAATTCTTGGAAGCAAAGGGATGAGTTGCAAGAGTCACagcattcaaaaaatataatatagcttgtattttttgtaattgaCTTCTGTAACTATACTTTGAGTTATAACTTATCTATTGTAATCTTTTAACTTAACAAATACATTTCAATTGTACATTGTTGattattaatagaaattatGATTGGCATACTAGGATAAACTcccatttcaatttttattcaaattcttACAACTTAGAGGCGGTAGGCAATATAAATGAGTACACgacttaataaaatttgattttagaaGGTCAAGTGTGACATACTCACGAATGGCTTCAAGCTTTAAGGCTTGTTGAGAATTTAGTTTGCAGTGGACTTCAACTACCACCAAGGTCATGCTAACACTTAAATGGTTATAACAAATTGATTAATTTGATGGCTTGGTCTAGATGGGATATGATGATCTTTATTGATATgatgctttttacacataagCTAGATAGCATGTAAGTTAGTTAACTTTTTGTAACCATTCGTACTTGTAAATGGCTTCACCTTATATGTAATAGGAGTAAGAGAATGTAGAATGCGACTTGACTTTGGATTTTGCACAAGAGGTTGATGTGTATTGATCAATACATGTTTACTATTAGCACAGATCTGTTGCttatttaattatcaaaatttacatatatgGAAGACTTATCATCAAACTTAAGTTTCATGCACTTGATTATAACCCCACCACGCCCATGCAAGCGtccaaccaaaataaaaatagatattaaTTCTCTAAACATACATTGATGCCACTTTTCCCTTTTGTTGTCATTGCACATTGTTCAAATACATAGGCAACTGAACAAGTTCTAActaaatcaaaaaataagacGGCAGCATTACAATCAAAAAACAAACCATGACCATGATAGTAAGAATATTTCACTATCACAAAATTACGTAACCTGACCATGATAGAAGTACAAATATAATAACTTTAGAACTACTTAGAAGTCATGATAATGGAATTGATgacattgataaaaaaaatgaatatttgaaaGCTCAACACCAGCTTGTGTGGGCAAGGTACTTTGATGGTTGAGAATGTTATAGACTTGAAATAAGATGGGTTGCCCATGCACTGCAATCGCTGGGTTGGTTGGAATTATTGCATTGACCACGACTGTCATCCAAGCAAGTTTTTGGGATGGGTTGTTATTAATATCACAAGCTAATTGCCACAAAAGATAGAGCAGTACTCCTTGGCTCAAAGGGAGAGGAACTACAGACAATATCCATTGTAAATCAACCTGAAAATAAAGCTTTTGTTGCATTAGTTACATGCGTATCTTAAATGAACAATTCAAATTGTCacaaactcacaaaaaaaaaaaaaataataattataaacatATTGTTGAGTTTGTGTGCATTGTTAGATGAGACAAATTCACCTGTGAACAAATTCCCCAGGCGTGAGCTTGAAAATTCCATTTAAGAGAACAGAAGGTGGCCTAGAATTACCAatgcaataataataagataatatAATGCCTATAATTCCATTTTGCATTATTCAATTTCAGCACAGTGATTGAATAGTTTGAATTTCGGTTTGATATTTATAAAGACAAAACACACAACAGACTTTCCCTTTATATTCCCATTTTACTTTCAACTCCAACAAACACAGAAACATGCGTATCTGTTAGCAATTTTTAAGACtatatttgaaaaagaaatcatTTAGCCAAGAGACTCCATTCTCTATATATGGAGTCTCCTGGCTAAATCACTCTAATGGTCCATTAAAGCAACAGTTTAACCTTAAATGCCTTTTCCTAATTTATCAAAGTTGCAAAAGATATATAGACCAAGCACATAACAACTATGTCCAGAAAAGAAATAACTGGGCTAGGCAATAGGAGGGGTAATATCTATGAAATTGACATGAATAACAGATAAGATCTTAgcacaacaaaacaacaattttaaTCTGTATTTCAGTCATTGCTTCAatcaaaatttgtaataaatgatAGGATTAGCTATATATGTAAATTGTGACAAACTCATAAACAAGAactaaaattcaaacaaaataagatagaaaaagtgaaaacttGTGAAAACCCAGAAGCAATAGAACAAaaagatttctcttttttcacaTTCTCATTTTAGTGTTAGCTCttgcagggaaaaaaaaaaataccttcttGATGCCTAGAGAGTCAAAATGTATCACCCAATGCCACCTAACTCATAAACAAgaactgaaattcaaacaaaataagatagaaaaagtgaaaacttGTGAAAACCCAGAAGCAATAGAACAAaaagatttctctttttttacaTTCTCATTTTAGTGTTTGCTCTtgtaggggaaaaaaaaatatcttcttGATGCCCAGAGAGTCAAAATGTATGACCCAACGCCAACCTCTTTCATCTTCCACCCATGAATTAAATTAAACCCAGAACAAAGAAAATGttagaaaatgttaaaaaataaaaagaagaagaagaagaaggtcgtgccttatgttaaaaaaaaaaaaaaaaaaaaaaaaaaaaaaaaaaaagggaaaaaaaaaatcaaaaaatctaaccttcatTCAGAGAGATGTGGTTGGCTGAGTTGGGGGAAAGGTCCTCGACGGTGGAGACGCCGCTGGTAAAGAAGAATGGCTAGCTGgggagaggggagagagagagagagagtgtgtttATCGCCTGTGAAGTACGGaccagagagagaaagatgccGGCCGGTGGAGACGGAATCCGGTGAAGGACGGCCCACTGGCCGGGAAGAGGGAGTGccggagggagagagagagagagagagagagagagagagagagagagagagtaagttttgagagagagagagagttagagagtaaattttgagagagagagagagagtcagaggagtaaattttgaattttgttttatttttcttctgtttGTCCACCCAtttggttttgtttattttttggtttgttttttagTTAAGCAATAAAATAAGTGAAAAAAAGCTATCCACGTAGGAGGGGTGGGATGGGGGTGGGATCTCAGTGTACAAGGTAGCATTTCCCTTACCGCAAAATGCCTTTGTTGTCTTTTGTCCTTCCCACGTGGGACAAGAGTATTTGAAGTTTCCCAAAATGCCGGTCAGCACTGCTCAgaacgaaaaaaaattaaaaaataaaaaataaaactaggaCTTAACTCCAGTGAAGGTGAATAGAAGATCTCCTGTTCCTGTTACTTTAAATGAACGGAGAGGATTGAATTTATAAAGCAACGTTGTCTTCTAATTGGGGCTAACTAAAAGGTTGAACCGTGTTTGCAAATAATTTTATACCACTAATCCTTTCTTGAAAAGTTCATAACGGAGTGTAACCTCCCGCTTTTATACACAAATCCTAAAGCTTACTTGGTTGCATTGGAAAATAGAGTTTTAacagttaaaaaatatttttgagaaaaagtttttatttttaatttttttgagttttggtctctttttttagtgaaaaacagtaaaataagtcatttttgaagtttttacaAATAGAcccatttttgttttgcatACCTTTCTATATGCTGAAAGTACGTTTTAAAATTCTTAAAGCAATCTCAAACATGCCCTTAAGTGAAAATATCTTATTTTCACGTTATAATACCagggaaaattacactttatgCCTATGAAGTTTCACCAAAATTGCAATTTAGTCTCCAAAGTggaaaaaagttgcaattgacCCCCACGAAGTTACAAAAATTTGCAATTCAGCTATTCCGTCAGCTTTATGCGTCTCAGCTAAAGGAAACTCAAACATGTGCGCGGCACATACGTTTTTGGAACAAAAATGGACTGAAATACCCTTACTTGTATTTAAAACGCCGCGTTTTACGTAAAACACTTGAACTCAtcgtcttcttcctttttttctttaccCATAAGAAGGCCACCTTATTATGTGCGCACTTGAACTCGTCGTCATCGtccttcttctttgtttcttcatcttccttcttttcCAGCTGCTCACTTCTCTCTTTATTCGCCTCCATCCTTCACTATGTGCGCATGCGAGCGTGTGAGGGAGAGATTGATATAGCTGACACCCTATTGAACCTTCCTGGGACTTACTATAAGTGCTTGTTGTTGAACATGCAAAATGGGAGGAAGCTACACGTACCCATGAGAgtactcacacacacacacacacacacacacacacacacacacatatacatatacatatatatgtatatgtatacattGCAATTCGGCCATTTCGTCAGCTTTTTCCGTCTCAGCTGACATAAACTCAAACACGTGCACGAAATGTATGTTTTTGGAACAAAAATGGACTGAAATAGCCTTACTTGTATCTAAAACGCTACGTTTTACGTAAAAAACATGAACTCAtcgtcttcttcctttttatgTGCACACTTGAACTCGTCGTCATCGtccttcttctttgtttcttcgtcttccttcttctctagCTGCTCTCTTTATTCGCCTCCATCCTTCACTATGTGCGCGTGCGGGCATGGGAGGGAGAGATTGATATAGCCGACACCCTCTTGAACCTTCCTGGGACTTACTACAAGTGTCATTGTTGAACATGCAAAATGGGAGGAAGCTACACGTACCTGTGAgagtatatacatatacatatatatgtatatgtatatgtgtgtgtgtgtgtgtgtgtgtgtgtgtgtgtgtgtgtgtgtgtgtgtgtgtgtgtgtatacacatatacacatacacatacacatacacatacacatacacatacatatatatacatacatacatacatacatacatacatacatacatacatacatatatacatatatatatatatatatatatatatatatatatatatatatatatatatatatatatatatatatatagtactaaaccaaaatatataagttattatagttattatattgACCAAAAGTTGAGTCGTTTTAGTGAAAACGACTCCATTTGGAATCACTTGTATTAAAACATCTCCACTTGGAGTTGTTTTCACCCAAAACGGCTCCAAGTGACAAAACGACTCGACATAGAGTCTTGGGGGGGCGTGCGGGACATTTCACCTGTCCTGCGCATGCCCCTTACCCCCCCCATCAATCTCTCTCGCTTTCTTCAATCTTGATGTGGTCGTGAgagtatcaataataaaataaaccactcacaatagaacgaatctttgTAAGATAGGGTCTGTGTGAGGGTGTTGACCGTCAAGGACTATGAGTTGTTGTTAATTTattgaaattaactctaatctaattcagaaaagatatttgatttttgttttgtaattgaaactaaataaaaacataaaagtaaaagtaagatagtatggagaagttacaggggattgatttcaccactaaccttataataatggtaaatttcATTTAAGATGGgaatttcacttacatgaatgatatgacttGTGTGTgtttgagagctagcggatcttcgattctccctaaacaccctctcaaagcgctatggaattcactgtcgaattctgtacaaaacactagcctagagccccatatttataggcttcaagagacctcaaaaactgctgagattcagactctggctggagagcgtccggacggaagttagccacgtccgagcggttttctgcaatatcctttcagaaacagcgtaattttatctttattgtgttcacgtccggacggcttgaacgagcgtccggacagtcttcgctaaaatcctttccgcattCAAAAGGAagtctggaatattctgaatactggacatcgttcggaagtgttgccatgtcgtccggacggcttgcagagacttcctaaacagtgtcaacttctgaaatcaaactccttgttgaatgcTGATTGACCTATCGTCTAGACGGTGTTTCTCTGATGTCCAAacatcttcaatgtttatctgtacgacactgcggggcgtctggacgccttcaaaggcacgtccggacaattgcacaggaaccggctgttttgtcttggattttgcaaggactcttcatggatattttgtagaagcttgtgatcagttatagtctttgatttgatcattgtctagatacatgaagattctgaattgaaaactgactatcctgttaaaacgcaaccattacgtaaagtatttttgttttatctagaatgtagccaataaaaatactaacacatgATAAAagatgtaataaaaaatagaagtcacaaagagataaggatcacacttaggaattaAATCCCTTAAACAGAgagtacccgctctgataccaattgaaaattattggacttctaatttatcaagtgtgtgcaatagagtgcaacaaaatatcaaaatgtggaattaaaggagacatattttttgttgacgaagtggaaactcagttaagagaaaaatcactccggggcagccaaacccaggatatccactattcagaagacaaagctagttacaaagcagtagcactcacatacctttatgcagtggtcgtaccttgaactctaacgtgtaacccaacacgaacgcctcccaaccaagtctcctacttgaaggggtctttaatggaatcctttaccctagggccaacccctaagatagacttcagttttagcacatcaatagcacacacaacaatggcttaagagagactaactcagcacaaaaactctaaaatataactctcaaagaactaaggaattcaataccaaattcttgctgttctcaagactagggacctctatttataggctgtaggttcaaatgagcatttgGCTTGAAAAAACTAGGCGTCATCTAGACGGCGGACATAAGGCATCctgacggacaactgtgagatcggctttccaaaaatttcactgaaattctttcctgatttgaaccgcgtccggacggtgttgccctgtcgttcggacagtcgcacttcagctgtacgcaatttccatatcaaggctttgcgcgtccggaccaagggaatggtcgtccggacggttgatcagatgcacgcaatttccatataagttgctcgtgcgtccagaccatgaaggtCGTTGTctggacgtctgaattttgaaggcacaacttgccttatggataagcgcgtccggatgggaatccacatcgtccggacggttgtagtgatcttcccatatctgtgttttggaaagaaatcccatagttggtcgaacactgagtgtcgtccggacgtgctgctgaaatgtccgaactgatgcaagctggaacagttcgaagcttctccaCATAAAGGAAGGTCCTGACGGAAAGTTCTCTTTGtctggacgaatgatgctttggacagttgggcatccgaacggtatatcacgtcgtctggatggctgCAAGGGATCTAATTTCTTTGACTTTGGAatctgtgtagaatcttctagaaacatatctctgaagaagacttttgaaaactgactgaacccctgattaaaagcatcattgtttatgttactgactgatgagtgtcgaGGCGTTTTACTAGGCCGTTCGGATGATAAActtgggatctgacttttgctgagctgtagactttgcagagtcttcttggagtctggAAATTCCttattgatgcttgtgacactgatctggtcataataaggccctttccagATCGAAGAAATAtactctaaatatttgaagactatGAACTGAtatggcatccctgtgaaatcatcaacattacatagaagtgattttgtcagaCAGAATGCAgtcaacacaaaaactaacacccTCTACTTTCGAGACTGTGTTTATGAAGCCCATTGTCCCCGAGCCTCCGACCACCTATGTGAATAAAGGAAAGGAAGTAATTGGTGGAGATATTTCGGCTATTGCAAAGGCCACTCAAAAACCTCTTACCATTAGAAGGCCTcatatatgccaccactgtggtttAAGTGGTCACATTCGAACTCAGTGTTCACCGCTCAAAGCTTAGAGATCAAAGGTcagtgttagtttgtgattggttgcattctgtttgacaaaatcacttgtatgtaatgttgctatttgatcagggataccgtttattttagagtcttcGTTTCAAGAATGTGCTTCTCAAAattcaaagaagattttgtgtaGTTTCCAAGTTAAAAGAAATTGGATCCCAAGCTTCTGTCCGGATGGCCTAGTCATGCGTCCGAACGCCCTTCAGTGTCTactgttcaagcttgcatccgtctggacatttcagcaacacgtccagacgctcttcagagttcgaagAATCCAtcgttcaagtgcatccatccagacaacgtggcaataccgtctggaTTCcagtcagtgttcgacaagtaaaaggatctCCTTCgtaaacacagatatgggaggacagctgcaaccatccggacgacaggtctacaccgtccagacgctatccttgataaggcaagacgagGAGAAGAatagcaaccgtccggacattagggcaaaatcgtccggacgccaatccttattatgaaaattgcgtgcagttgaagtacaaccgtccggacgctagggcaacaccatctagACGTGGCcttatttaggaaagaaaatcagTGCTTTTTGGAAATCTGGTTGTACAGCTAACCATCCGGTTGGCCTCAGCTTATGTCTGGACGCTGCCTTGAGAAATCCGTTCCAGACTTATTTTCGGTCTTcttgagcctataaatagaggtctctaggcatgtaatttgcttgaattcggtattgaattcttctgtacttagagaaggtgtttaggtagacattttgaagatctgctagctctctaaaaGTTGCCGGTGTTCTGTTCTTTGTTCGtggttgaagtctatcttagggagaattcttaag
This DNA window, taken from Alnus glutinosa chromosome 5, dhAlnGlut1.1, whole genome shotgun sequence, encodes the following:
- the LOC133867772 gene encoding uncharacterized protein LOC133867772, with protein sequence MGMVVVISLPFILFSILLGFGCYFFGRAKGRQEVQTNGLVYGVPTPSPGSTGAPKSYPSPLPTHSKPDNSANV